One stretch of Rhinatrema bivittatum chromosome 8, aRhiBiv1.1, whole genome shotgun sequence DNA includes these proteins:
- the RPL23A gene encoding 60S ribosomal protein L23a encodes MAPKAKKEAVPAKTEAKSKALKAKKAVLKGVHSHRKKTIRTSPTFRRPKTLRLRRQPKYPRKSAPRRNKLDHYAIIKFPLTTESAMKKIEDNNTLVFIVDVKANKHQIKQAVKKLYDIDVAKVNTLIRPDGEKKAYVRLAPDYDALDVANKIGII; translated from the exons g CTGTCCCTGCCAAGACTGAGGCCAAGTCAAAAGCCCTGAAAGCTAAAAAGGCTGTCTTGAAAGGGGTGCATagccacaggaagaagacaaTCAGGACTTCCCCCACCTTCAGGAGGCCAAAAACCTTGAGATTAAGGCGACAGCCTAAATATCCAAGGAAGAGTGCTCCCAGGAGGAATAA GCTTGATCATTATGCCATCATCAAGTTCCCGCTCACCACAGAGTCAGCCATGAAGAAGATTGAGGACAATAACACACTGGTTTTCATCGTTGATGTGAAAGCCAATAAGCACCAGATCAAGCAGGCTGTGAAGAAACTGTATGATATTGATGTGGCAAAGGTGAACACTCTGATCAG accCGATGGCGAGAAGAAGGCATACGTACGTCTTGCCCCAGACTATGACGCGCTAGATGTTGCCAACAAA ATTGGCATAATCTGA